The Betaproteobacteria bacterium genomic interval CCGACAGCGCCGTCAACAAGCTCTTCGACAGCTGGGTGAACCGCATCGACATCGCGGCGCTGCTCGGTGCGCAGGATCTCGCCGATCCGAAGGCGCCGGTCAGGTCGGTGCTCGACTCGACCATCCTCCGGACGATCGCCGACCAGGCGCTCGGCGTTGCGCCGGCGGCCGAGCGCCGCGCCTATCTCGACGACGTGCTGCACGTCATCGCGACCGTTTCGAACCTGCGCGGCGTGCCCTACAGCATCCCGCTGGAAGGCGAGATCAAGGGCGGCCAGGATCTCTTCCTGCACGCCGACTACTTCCATTTTGCGGTGAGTGATCACGGCGAGCAGAGCGTGCCGGGCGCGCTCTCGCTCGACTGGCAGATGGCGGACGCGCGCTGGCGCCCGGGCTGGGACACGCTCAAGCTGGTGGCGCTCGCCACCGGGGCTTTCCCGGTAGGGCTCGCACCGCGGACGCTCTCCTACGATTTCGCGGGCGCGACCGGCGACGTCTATGCGCTGCGGAAGTGGCCGGTCCCCACCGGCGGGGCGAAGGACGCCAACGGCGACTGTCACTGCGTCGAATACAAGGTGATCGCGCCGAACTGGCCCGCAGTTCCGCAGCGCTACGACTTCGTCTGCGTGGATGGCGGGCTGATGAACAACGAGCCGCTGGAGCTCGCCCGGCAGGTGCTCGCCGGCAGCGGCGGCTACAACCCGCGCGGCGCCAACAGCGCGCGGCGCGCCGTGATCCTCGTCGATCCTTTTCCGGGTGGCGCCGAGGTGCAGTCGGCATACGAGCCGCGCGACGACCTCGTCACCGTGGTCAAGGACATGTTCAACGCGCTCAAGAACCAGGCGCGCTTCAAGCCGGAAGAACTGGAACTTGCCCAGGACCCCAACGTGTTCAGCCGCTTTCTCATCGGTCCGACACGCACCGACGCGAATGGCCGGAACTGCGAGTTTCCGATCGCGAGCGGAACGCTCGGCGGCTTCGGCGGCTTTCTCTCGCGCGACTTCCGCCTGCACGACTTCATGCTGGGGCGCCGCAACTGTCAGCGCTTTCTGGGGCGCCGCTTCGTCCTCGGCGAGAACAATCCGCTGTTCGACCGCTGGAAGGGAGCGCAGCGCGAGCGCTATGCCGTCGAGCGCGACGGGCATACGCTGCTCCCCGTCGTTCCCCTGGTCGGCGAGGCGGCGACGGAGGTGCCCGCGCTGCCCTGGCC includes:
- a CDS encoding patatin-like phospholipase family protein, translated to MSAAQDVDPFSQPFEIGLVMAGAISAGAYTAGVMDFLLQALDAWYGARAAGEDVPPHEVRIKVMTGASAGGMTAAISVGALATRFPPVTDPVAADSAVNKLFDSWVNRIDIAALLGAQDLADPKAPVRSVLDSTILRTIADQALGVAPAAERRAYLDDVLHVIATVSNLRGVPYSIPLEGEIKGGQDLFLHADYFHFAVSDHGEQSVPGALSLDWQMADARWRPGWDTLKLVALATGAFPVGLAPRTLSYDFAGATGDVYALRKWPVPTGGAKDANGDCHCVEYKVIAPNWPAVPQRYDFVCVDGGLMNNEPLELARQVLAGSGGYNPRGANSARRAVILVDPFPGGAEVQSAYEPRDDLVTVVKDMFNALKNQARFKPEELELAQDPNVFSRFLIGPTRTDANGRNCEFPIASGTLGGFGGFLSRDFRLHDFMLGRRNCQRFLGRRFVLGENNPLFDRWKGAQRERYAVERDGHTLLPVVPLVGEAATEVPALPWPRYPAARLAELEKQIEARFTAVGDRLVSGFLADKYFARKAAQFALWRKRGDLVQYAMDRVKKDLARFGLLA